A window from Bos indicus isolate NIAB-ARS_2022 breed Sahiwal x Tharparkar chromosome 1, NIAB-ARS_B.indTharparkar_mat_pri_1.0, whole genome shotgun sequence encodes these proteins:
- the CLDN14 gene encoding claudin-14, with protein MTRVPTQAHPKGHSNCLAASCSDALALKLPVSERGRSGGRQGPVESVGQAAWRPASSHSRWESGEAAGTARALHDSSRRPSERAAAGEAMANTAVQLLGFLLCFLGLVGTLITTVLPHWRRTAHVGTNILTAVSYLKGLWMECVWHSTGIYQCQIYRSLLALPRDLQAARALMVVSCLLSGAACASAVVGMQCTRCAKGTPAKTACAAVGGALFLLAGLLCLVAVSWTTHDVVQNFYNPLLPSGMKFEIGQALYLGFIASALSLIGGTLLCLACQEEAPTRAPPRAAAAPAGAPAPAYRPPDAYKDNRAPSAVSASHSGYRLNDYV; from the exons ATGACACGTGTGCCCACACAGGCTCATCCCAAAGGACACAGTAATTGTCTAGCTGCCAGCTGCTCAGATGCCCTGGCCTTGAAGCTGCCAGTCAGTGAAAGAGGGAGGTCGGGAGGGCGGCAGGGTCCGGTGGAGTCCGTGGGTCAGGCCGCCTGGCGCCCGGCCAGTTCCCACAGCCGCTGGGAATCCGGCGAGGCGGCTGGGACTGCAAGGGCGCTGCAT GACTCCAGCCGGCGCCCAAGTGAGCGGGCAGCCGCCGGCGAGGCCATGGCCAACACCGCCGTGCAGCTCCTGGGTTTCCTGCTTTGCTTCCTGGGCCTGGTGGGCACGCTCATCACCACCGTCCTGCCGCACTGGCGCCGCACGGCGCACGTGGGCACCAACATCCTGACGGCCGTGTCCTACCTGAAGGGGCTGTGGATGGAGTGCGTGTGGCACAGCACGGGCATCTACCAGTGCCAGATCTACCGCTCGCTGCTGGCGCTGCCCCGCGACCTGCAGGCGGCGCGCGCGCTCATGGTGGTGTCCTGCCTGCTGTCGGGCGCCGCGTGCGCCAGCGCCGTGGTGGGCATGCAGTGCACGCGCTGCGCCAAGGGCACCCCGGCCAAGACGGCGTGCGCTGCGGTGGGCGGCGCGCTCTTCCTGCTGGCCGGCCTGCTCTGCCTGGTGGCCGTCTCCTGGACCACCCACGACGTGGTGCAGAACTTCTACAACCCGCTGCTGCCCAGCGGCATGAAGTTTGAGATCGGGCAGGCCCTCTACCTCGGCTTCATCGCCTCGGCCCTGTCGCTCATCGGCGGCACGCTGCTCTGCCTGGCCTGCCAGGAGGAGGCGCCCACCCGGGCCCCGCCCCGGGCCGCCGCGGCCCCTGCCGGCGCCCCCGCGCCCGCCTACCGGCCCCCCGACGCCTACAAGGACAATCGGGCCCCCTCGGCCGTCTCGGCCTCGCACAGCGGTTATAGGCTGAACGACTATGTGTGA